In Camelus dromedarius isolate mCamDro1 chromosome 3, mCamDro1.pat, whole genome shotgun sequence, one DNA window encodes the following:
- the LOC135321083 gene encoding olfactory receptor 2G2-like translates to MPWTNDSTFSGFILVGFSDRPQLELVLFGVIMSLYLMTLLGNAAIILVSLLDSKLHNPMYFFLSHLSLLDLCFTSSIIPQLLVNLGGPDKSIMYGGCVVQLYVSLALGSTECVLLAVMSYDRYVAVCRPLHYAFVMHPRLCHILASMAWLSGLATTLIQSTLTLQLPFCGHRHVDHFFCEVPVLIKLACVDTTFNQAELFVASVLFLVVPLSLILISYRHITQAVLKIKSAIGRRKAFGTCSSHLTVVIVFYGTIIFMYLQPVKRRSKDQGKSVSLFYTVVTPILNPLIYTLRNKEVKAALKKILRRGRV, encoded by the coding sequence ATGCCATGGACTAATGACAGCACCTTCTCTGGGTTCATTCTGGTAGGTTTTTCTGACCGACCTCAGTTGGAGCTGGTTCTCTTTGGGGTAATCATGTCCCTTTACCTCATGACACTCCTCGGCAATGCTGCCATCATCCTAGTATCCCTCTTGGACTCTAAACTCCACAAtcccatgtactttttcctctcCCATCTCTCATTACTGGACCTTTGCTTCACCAGCAGTATTATTCCTCAGCTTCTAGTCAACCTGGGGGGTCCAGATAAGTCTATCATGTATGGAGGCTGTGTGGTTCAGCTCTATGTCTCCCTTGCCCTGGGATCCACAGAGTGTGTCCTTTTGGCTGTGATGTCCTACGATCGCTATGTCGCAGTCTGTCGTCCTCTGCATTACGCCTTTGTCATGCACCCTCGGCTCTGTCACATCCTGGCATCTATGGCGTGGCTCAGTGGTCTGGCAACCACCCTCATACAGTCCACTCTCACCCTGCAGCTGCCCTTCTGTGGGCATCGCCATGTGGatcatttcttctgtgaggttcCTGTGCTCATCAAGTTGGCTTGTGTGGACACCACCTTCAACCAGGCAGAGCTCTTTGTGGCTAGCGTCTTATTCCTGGTGGTGCCCTTGTCACTCATCCTGATATCCTACAGGCACATCACCCAAGCAGTTCTAAAGATAAAGTCAGCCATTGGACGACGTAAAGCATTTGGaacctgctcctcccacctgACGGTTGTGATCGTCTTCTATGGAACCATTATCTTCATGTATCTGCAGCCAGTCAAGAGGAGATCCAAGGACCAGGGTAAGTCTGTGTCCCTCTTCTACACTGTGGTGACCCCCATACTTAACCCCCTTATCTATACTCTGAGAAATAAGGAAGTGAAGGcagcactgaaaaaaattctgaggagggggagggtatag